GCTGCATGGGATTCCCACATGGGGCTTCCTGTGGAGCGGGCTGCTGCCGGCGCTGTCCATGACGCACCGGGTGCTGATTCCGGACCTGCTGGGGTACGGGTACTCGGACAGGCGCGAGGGCTTCGACCGGTCCATCGCGCGGCAGGCCGAGGCGCTGGATGCGTGGATGGACCGGCTGGGCGTGCGGGACGCGGTGGTGGTGGGGCACGACATCGGCGGAGGCATCGCGCAGCACCTGGCCATCCGCTTCCCGCGGCGCGTGTCACGGCTGTGCCTGATGAACAGCATCTGCTTCGACTCGTGGCCCATCGAGATGATGGTGCAGCTGGGACACCCGGGGGTGGTGCGGCGGCTGTCGGCGCAGGCGCTGCAGCGGATGTTGAAGCTGGCGCTGAAGCGGACGGGCTTCGCGACGGCTCCGCCGGACGGAGTGTTGGACGGGCTGCTGGCGCCCTACGCGACGGAGGTGGGGAAGACGTCCCTGGTGCGCGACGCGGCGGCGCTGGACACCAACCAGACGCAGGAGTTGGTGCCGAGGCTGCCGCACCTGGGCGTGCCCACGCGAATCATCTGGGGCGTGGAGGACACCTTCCAGCCGGTGAAGTGGGGCGAGCGGCTGGCGTGGGCGATTCCGGGCGCGAAGCTCGTGCGGGTGGAGCATGCCCGGCACTTCGTCATGTGGGACGATCCGCACGCGGTGATGACGGCGCTCTACGCGTTCCTCGGGGTGGAGGAGCGGCCCCAACTGGAGGGCCTTCAGGGTTCATCGATCTGAGCGAAGCTGGCCGCATCCAGCCAATGGAGCTTGCCGCAGCCTTCGGGGACGAGGGGGAGGTGGAGCGTCTTTCCCTCGCGTCGCACCGTGATGCGCACGTCCTGGCTGATGCCGCTGAGCATCTCGAACAGGTGCTTGTGGTCGCGAAGGGGCTTGCCCCCCACGGCGATGATCCAATCGCCAATCACGAACTCCCGGCAGGAAATCCCGAGGCAGCGGGTCACGATGGCGCCGCCCGTGGCCTGCCCGCCACGCCAGCCGCTCAGCCCGGCCAGGGCCAGCGCGAGATTGGACCGGACCTTCCGGGTATTCGAGTGGTCCTCACCGAGGCTCTGCTCGGCGATGGCGAGTGCCCGGCGCAGATACCCCGCCGCGCCCACGCCATCACCTCCCTGGGCCAGGACCGTACCGATGTTGTTCAGCACGAAGAGGAGGTCCGGGTGGTTGCGGCCGCGGAACTTCTCATGGAGGGCGAGGGCCCGCTGCTGCAGGGCCAGGCCTCGCGCGCG
The sequence above is drawn from the Archangium gephyra genome and encodes:
- a CDS encoding alpha/beta fold hydrolase; this translates as MNWREYQAGQRVVELGHRFISYVDEGRGAPLVLLHGIPTWGFLWSGLLPALSMTHRVLIPDLLGYGYSDRREGFDRSIARQAEALDAWMDRLGVRDAVVVGHDIGGGIAQHLAIRFPRRVSRLCLMNSICFDSWPIEMMVQLGHPGVVRRLSAQALQRMLKLALKRTGFATAPPDGVLDGLLAPYATEVGKTSLVRDAAALDTNQTQELVPRLPHLGVPTRIIWGVEDTFQPVKWGERLAWAIPGAKLVRVEHARHFVMWDDPHAVMTALYAFLGVEERPQLEGLQGSSI